In one Echinicola marina genomic region, the following are encoded:
- a CDS encoding response regulator, with protein MINVLIADDHQMFIDGLKAMLSDIPGIKVVAEAMNGKEAINYCEISPVDIVIMDINMPVMDGVEATKTLLKSHKSLKVLGLSMHNDRHFISDMLKTGAQGYILKNTGKNDLIEAIQTLHAGGTYLGEEVSKTLVNSFIKKPGKMQLTEKLSDREMEVLGCIANGLTTQEIGEELFISKNTVETHRKNLLYKLRAKNTAELVNNAYKKGLIK; from the coding sequence ATGATCAATGTACTGATTGCTGACGACCACCAAATGTTTATTGACGGCCTTAAAGCCATGCTCTCAGATATACCTGGCATTAAGGTGGTCGCTGAGGCCATGAATGGCAAAGAAGCCATCAACTATTGTGAAATTAGTCCGGTAGATATCGTGATCATGGACATCAATATGCCTGTAATGGATGGGGTAGAGGCTACTAAAACCCTACTTAAATCCCATAAATCCCTGAAAGTATTGGGACTCTCCATGCATAATGACCGACACTTCATTTCCGATATGCTCAAAACAGGCGCTCAAGGATATATCTTAAAAAATACAGGTAAAAATGATTTGATAGAAGCCATCCAAACCCTGCATGCTGGAGGAACCTATCTGGGTGAGGAAGTCAGCAAAACCCTGGTCAATAGTTTTATCAAAAAGCCGGGAAAAATGCAGCTGACAGAAAAGCTCTCCGATAGGGAAATGGAGGTATTAGGTTGTATTGCAAATGGCCTCACAACACAGGAAATCGGTGAAGAGCTGTTCATCAGTAAAAATACCGTTGAAACCCACCGCAAAAACTTACTTTATAAACTCAGGGCCAAAAACACCGCCGAACTGGTCAATAATGCCTATAAAAAGGGCCTGATCAAATAA
- a CDS encoding N-acetylmuramoyl-L-alanine amidase produces MKDRLKIKPVKLGLMAIGILVFGACSPSTFRVFHKPIKFDEERRSLTIEYLEAHYGMVQEEPSIVPKMVVLHWTAIPNLERSYEAMNPVYLPGSRTGIAAASSLNVSSHYLIDRDGTIFRQLPDTIMARHVIGLNHCAIGVENVGSAKEPLTKAQLRANEALVRHLNRKYDIEYVIGHHEYTAFEGHPLWRELDEGYRTVKSDPGERFMKKIRKRLEDLALKEPPALKIK; encoded by the coding sequence ATGAAAGACAGATTAAAAATAAAGCCAGTTAAACTGGGACTAATGGCCATAGGGATTCTTGTTTTTGGCGCATGTTCCCCGTCCACCTTTAGGGTGTTTCATAAGCCGATCAAATTTGATGAGGAAAGAAGATCCCTAACAATAGAATACCTGGAAGCGCATTATGGAATGGTCCAAGAGGAGCCAAGCATTGTGCCCAAAATGGTTGTTTTGCATTGGACGGCGATTCCTAACTTGGAAAGATCCTACGAAGCCATGAATCCGGTGTATTTGCCTGGAAGCAGGACTGGTATTGCAGCTGCCAGTTCCCTTAATGTTTCTTCCCATTATTTAATAGACAGGGATGGTACCATATTTCGTCAACTTCCCGATACCATAATGGCCAGGCATGTGATCGGACTGAACCATTGTGCCATTGGAGTAGAAAATGTAGGCAGTGCCAAGGAGCCATTGACCAAAGCCCAATTGAGGGCCAATGAAGCTTTAGTGAGGCATTTGAATAGGAAGTATGATATAGAATATGTCATAGGCCATCATGAGTATACTGCTTTTGAGGGACATCCTTTATGGAGGGAGTTGGATGAGGGATACAGGACGGTCAAATCCGATCCGGGAGAAAGATTCATGAAGAAAATCCGGAAACGTCTCGAGGATTTGGCATTAAAAGAACCTCCTGCTTTAAAGATAAAATAA
- a CDS encoding SusC/RagA family TonB-linked outer membrane protein has product MKKLLRCSLGAICFLLFHFQVLAQTVNVTGTVTSADDGTTLPGVSILVKGTTKGVSSDIDGKYKIEVDQGDVLVFSFIGMISQEQTVTGAGTINVALAAEAKSLQEVVVVGYGTQKRSDLTGAVATVDTEVLESRPITDVGRGLQGTTPGLTITTPSGQIGQNPQIRLRGMTGTLSNSGGAQPLILVDNVEVPNLQMINPEDIESISVLKDAASASIYGSRGAWGVILITTKTGEKGEAPKINYSNNFSWATPTKTPVIAPAAEGAEMAFKALQRTNPSTNVFGVVGMYFDEEGIQKMREWEQQYGGQNLGNEMVLGRDFEIRDGRLFFYRPWDAGDMFMRESTPQQKHDLSVAGGTDKTTYRLGVGYLGQNGVLKVNPDEFNRYSLDLSVNTDVTDWMEVRGKVLYSKTQFTRPFYFSSETYDPWYYLFRWPKTYPYGTYEGYPFRSAVTEVSQAKMNEQTTSLSRINLGTTIRPVKGLAINANYTFDSNNFHDHQTGGVVSAYNFWSTGANLEYAPYSSASYNRVIYGSSWSNRNVGKLFATYDKQFGDHAFKFMAGGDIESYEYWYHSSQRRDLMDLDRGELDLASGDQFVGGSRNQWATMGAFSRINYNYKEKYFLELNGRYDGSSRLSPTARWAFFPSMSAGYVITEEPFMEPVTNVMSFLKLRASWGAIGNQNAYLSDIYRIMGSYSSGWLNGSDNQLTFGTPGALPSSLTWETVTTLDYGFDARFFQDKLGLTFDWYRRTTSDMHSAGEVLPASYGTGATKQNLGELETTGWELAIDYSHSFGNGLNLNATAMLSDFKERITEFADNKSIYSNRVGRTLGEIWGYETDRLFTEDDFVKDGNGDLLLENGKYVMKEGIPSQSLFESGWFFYGPGDVKYKDLDGDGEITYGSNTVEDHGDLKVIGNSTPRYQYGFRLGGDYKGIDFNFFIQGVGKRDYWANGPIFVPGYRPGEAWFAHQLDYWSPENPDAFYPRPTNQGQSSNSKNFLRQTRYLLDMSYMRMKNITIGYSLPQSLIGKLNIDKVRVYFSGENLFEFDNLDLPIDPEVDYTSAGLNDSNTFGRVYPYSRNVSFGLQITL; this is encoded by the coding sequence ATGAAAAAACTTTTACGCTGTTCTTTGGGAGCGATTTGTTTTCTCCTGTTCCATTTTCAGGTACTGGCCCAGACAGTCAATGTCACTGGTACAGTAACAAGTGCTGATGATGGGACAACTTTGCCGGGAGTAAGCATCTTGGTCAAAGGAACTACCAAAGGTGTCTCATCGGACATTGACGGTAAGTATAAAATTGAAGTAGATCAGGGTGATGTACTGGTTTTTAGTTTTATTGGGATGATATCCCAGGAACAAACTGTTACGGGAGCTGGAACAATAAATGTTGCCCTAGCGGCTGAGGCCAAATCCCTCCAGGAAGTGGTTGTCGTAGGTTACGGAACCCAAAAAAGAAGTGATCTTACAGGTGCGGTAGCCACTGTGGATACGGAAGTACTTGAATCAAGACCGATCACCGATGTGGGTAGAGGTTTACAGGGGACCACCCCTGGCCTGACCATTACCACTCCAAGTGGACAGATTGGCCAGAATCCGCAAATTAGATTGAGAGGTATGACCGGGACTTTGAGTAATTCAGGTGGTGCCCAGCCTTTGATCTTGGTGGACAATGTGGAAGTGCCCAACCTCCAGATGATCAACCCTGAGGATATTGAGTCTATTTCTGTGTTGAAGGATGCCGCATCTGCTTCCATTTATGGTTCCAGAGGTGCCTGGGGGGTGATCTTGATTACTACCAAAACGGGTGAAAAAGGTGAAGCGCCCAAGATCAATTATTCCAATAACTTTTCATGGGCAACACCTACCAAAACTCCTGTTATAGCACCAGCGGCTGAAGGTGCAGAAATGGCCTTTAAAGCTTTACAAAGAACCAATCCTTCCACTAACGTATTTGGTGTCGTGGGAATGTACTTTGATGAAGAGGGCATTCAGAAAATGAGAGAGTGGGAGCAGCAATATGGCGGTCAGAATTTAGGGAATGAAATGGTTTTAGGTAGGGATTTTGAAATCCGAGATGGCAGGTTGTTCTTTTACCGTCCTTGGGATGCCGGGGATATGTTTATGAGGGAAAGTACGCCACAGCAAAAGCATGACCTGTCTGTTGCTGGAGGAACTGACAAGACAACTTATCGTTTAGGGGTAGGTTATCTTGGACAAAACGGAGTGTTAAAAGTAAATCCAGATGAGTTTAACCGTTATTCTTTGGACCTAAGTGTCAATACCGATGTGACGGATTGGATGGAAGTAAGAGGTAAAGTGCTTTACAGTAAGACCCAGTTTACAAGACCATTCTATTTTAGCAGTGAAACATACGATCCTTGGTATTATCTGTTCAGATGGCCAAAAACCTATCCATACGGAACTTATGAAGGTTATCCGTTCAGAAGTGCTGTGACGGAGGTTTCCCAAGCAAAAATGAATGAACAAACCACCTCTTTGAGCAGGATAAACCTTGGCACGACCATTCGTCCTGTAAAAGGCTTGGCCATTAATGCCAATTACACATTTGATTCAAATAATTTCCACGATCACCAAACTGGAGGAGTGGTTTCTGCATATAATTTTTGGTCTACTGGAGCCAATTTGGAGTATGCGCCTTATTCAAGTGCATCCTATAATAGGGTGATTTATGGTTCTTCATGGAGCAATAGGAATGTAGGTAAATTATTCGCCACCTATGATAAGCAGTTTGGAGACCACGCCTTCAAATTCATGGCAGGCGGTGATATAGAGTCTTATGAATATTGGTATCACAGTTCTCAAAGAAGGGATTTGATGGATTTGGATAGAGGAGAGCTTGACTTGGCGTCCGGTGATCAGTTTGTAGGCGGCTCTAGAAACCAATGGGCCACGATGGGGGCCTTCAGTAGGATCAACTATAACTATAAAGAAAAGTATTTTCTGGAATTGAACGGCCGTTATGATGGTTCTTCCAGATTGTCACCAACTGCAAGATGGGCATTCTTCCCTTCTATGTCTGCAGGATACGTCATCACAGAAGAACCCTTTATGGAGCCAGTAACCAATGTGATGTCCTTCTTGAAATTAAGGGCATCTTGGGGGGCTATTGGTAATCAAAATGCCTATCTAAGTGATATCTATAGAATCATGGGGTCTTATTCTTCGGGATGGTTAAATGGCAGTGATAACCAATTGACTTTTGGGACACCTGGCGCTTTGCCTTCTTCTTTGACATGGGAGACTGTGACCACCTTGGATTATGGCTTTGATGCCAGATTCTTCCAGGATAAGTTAGGTTTGACTTTTGACTGGTACAGAAGAACCACCAGTGATATGCACAGTGCAGGAGAGGTGCTTCCGGCTTCCTATGGAACAGGGGCTACCAAGCAAAATTTGGGTGAACTGGAAACTACGGGTTGGGAATTGGCCATCGATTATAGCCATTCCTTTGGAAATGGCCTAAACCTTAATGCAACGGCCATGCTGTCTGACTTCAAAGAGCGTATCACAGAGTTTGCCGATAATAAGAGCATTTATTCCAACAGAGTAGGCAGGACCCTGGGTGAAATTTGGGGATATGAAACGGATCGATTGTTTACAGAGGATGATTTTGTAAAAGATGGCAATGGGGATTTACTGTTGGAAAATGGGAAATACGTGATGAAGGAAGGTATTCCTTCCCAGTCCCTCTTTGAAAGTGGTTGGTTCTTCTATGGCCCAGGAGATGTGAAATACAAGGATCTGGATGGTGACGGTGAAATCACTTATGGTTCCAATACGGTGGAAGATCATGGAGACTTGAAGGTGATTGGAAATTCCACACCAAGGTACCAGTATGGTTTTAGACTAGGTGGTGACTATAAGGGAATTGATTTCAACTTCTTTATCCAAGGTGTGGGTAAGCGTGATTACTGGGCAAACGGGCCAATCTTTGTGCCGGGTTATAGACCTGGTGAAGCATGGTTTGCACATCAATTGGACTACTGGTCACCTGAGAACCCGGATGCCTTCTACCCTAGACCTACCAATCAAGGACAATCCAGCAATAGCAAGAACTTCCTGAGACAGACGAGATACCTTTTGGACATGTCCTATATGAGGATGAAGAATATCACCATTGGTTATTCTTTGCCTCAGTCTCTGATAGGTAAACTGAATATTGACAAAGTAAGGGTTTATTTCAGTGGGGAGAACCTATTTGAATTTGATAATCTTGATTTGCCAATTGACCCAGAAGTGGATTATACCAGTGCAGGTTTAAACGATTCGAATACATTCGGTAGGGTGTACCCTTATAGTAGAAATGTATCTTTTGGTTTACAGATAACACTATAA
- a CDS encoding RagB/SusD family nutrient uptake outer membrane protein, which translates to MKIRILSILVAVFTLVSCDDFLEKPPLDQLTDETYWTSEDNVRSFSYGFYTAYFSGYGSGYAWGKFFSGQSLNDDFGPSSPAQFRQNVPTAATSSYWTFAWVRKANIYLQRIQTVPMEEEAINHWSGVARFFRALEYHDLVKQFGDVPWYDEELNESDEAMLYKPRDPRDLVMDNVLADLQFAADNVRQNDGTSGLTVNRDVVLALMSRIMLFEGTWQKYHEGNNEKAKSYLEAAKWASNELMAGGNYSLGDYREVFTSLNLSSNPEVILYRHYEPGLITHALNSYNNKEPQTGVSKDAVEAYLANDGLPIGLSPNYQGDRGIENVMANRDGRIYGTLVSDELRLNGILPNYSTTGYATLKFLNEEIKDEPEGSSNLNYTDSPVLRYGEVLMNYAEAVAELATVGGPALTQADLDMSINELRDRPGVGMPHLMLLGMEPAVNGVAYDDPSRDPSVPSIIWEIRRERRVELMMEGFRLDDLKRWKKLEYTDTEANENINRGAWIDKADYPGLQSSVTLTEGETGYIIPSTAAASQRRFEDPKVYLDPVPLDQITLYDEHGVTLEQNPGWEE; encoded by the coding sequence ATGAAAATTAGAATATTAAGCATATTAGTCGCTGTTTTTACCTTGGTGAGTTGTGATGACTTTCTAGAAAAGCCACCATTGGATCAACTCACAGATGAAACTTATTGGACCAGTGAGGACAATGTAAGGAGTTTTTCCTATGGATTTTATACGGCCTATTTCAGTGGTTATGGCTCTGGTTATGCTTGGGGGAAATTTTTCTCTGGGCAAAGCTTGAATGATGACTTTGGCCCTAGCAGTCCGGCACAGTTTAGACAAAATGTCCCTACTGCTGCAACAAGTTCTTATTGGACATTTGCCTGGGTAAGGAAGGCCAATATCTACTTGCAAAGAATACAAACTGTTCCTATGGAGGAAGAGGCTATCAATCATTGGTCTGGCGTGGCCAGGTTCTTTAGGGCTTTGGAGTACCATGATTTGGTGAAGCAGTTTGGAGACGTGCCTTGGTATGATGAGGAGCTGAACGAAAGTGATGAAGCCATGTTGTATAAGCCCCGTGATCCAAGAGATCTAGTAATGGACAATGTGCTCGCTGACCTTCAGTTTGCTGCTGATAATGTTCGTCAGAACGATGGTACAAGTGGATTGACCGTAAACCGGGATGTGGTATTGGCTTTAATGTCCCGTATTATGCTTTTCGAAGGAACTTGGCAAAAATACCATGAGGGAAATAATGAAAAAGCAAAATCATATCTCGAAGCTGCCAAATGGGCTTCAAATGAATTGATGGCTGGGGGAAATTATTCTTTAGGGGATTATAGAGAAGTCTTTACCTCTCTAAATTTGTCCAGCAATCCTGAGGTGATCCTTTATAGACACTATGAGCCAGGTTTGATTACCCATGCCCTTAACAGTTATAATAATAAAGAGCCGCAAACAGGTGTATCCAAGGATGCCGTGGAGGCATATTTGGCCAATGATGGTTTGCCAATAGGCCTTTCTCCAAATTATCAGGGTGACAGAGGTATTGAGAATGTGATGGCCAATAGAGACGGAAGGATCTATGGAACCTTGGTTTCCGATGAGCTGAGATTAAATGGTATTTTGCCTAATTATAGCACTACCGGCTATGCCACGCTCAAGTTTTTGAATGAAGAAATCAAGGATGAGCCAGAAGGAAGCTCTAATCTGAACTATACTGATTCTCCAGTATTGAGGTACGGGGAAGTATTGATGAATTATGCAGAAGCAGTAGCTGAATTGGCGACTGTTGGTGGACCAGCATTGACCCAAGCAGATTTAGACATGTCTATTAATGAATTAAGAGACCGTCCAGGTGTGGGAATGCCTCATCTAATGCTATTAGGTATGGAGCCTGCTGTAAACGGAGTAGCATATGACGATCCATCTCGGGACCCAAGTGTGCCTTCAATTATTTGGGAAATCAGAAGAGAGCGGAGAGTAGAACTGATGATGGAGGGGTTCCGCTTGGATGACTTGAAACGTTGGAAGAAGCTAGAATACACAGATACAGAGGCCAATGAAAATATCAACAGAGGCGCTTGGATAGATAAAGCGGACTACCCTGGCCTACAGAGTAGTGTGACCCTTACTGAGGGTGAAACAGGATATATCATTCCTTCTACTGCTGCCGCTTCCCAAAGGAGATTTGAAGATCCAAAAGTCTATCTTGATCCAGTGCCTTTGGATCAGATTACCCTTTATGATGAGCATGGAGTGACCTTGGAACAGAACCCCGGATGGGAAGAGTAA
- a CDS encoding polysaccharide deacetylase family protein, producing the protein MEVAKSLYGNGLWRRNLVFLLPCLLFANLILAQSENNFIYSHGAIIRGDQSQKQIALVFTGHEYAEGGTEILNTLAEYHVKASFFFTGDFYRNPDFQHLIKKINHQKHYLGAHSDQHLLYCDWIDRDSLLIDEAVFIKDIKDNYHEMSKKGIALQESPYYLPPYEWYNDTISKWTKELNLQLINFSPGTRSNADYTHPGMSNYLSSKEIFKSIISYEEEEGLNGFILLMHVGVGPKRKDKFYDLLPVLLEQLQSKGYQFVKIDQLLRSPKIYK; encoded by the coding sequence ATGGAAGTAGCTAAAAGCTTATATGGTAATGGCTTATGGAGAAGGAATCTTGTTTTCTTACTTCCTTGTTTACTTTTTGCTAACCTTATATTGGCGCAGTCTGAAAATAATTTCATTTATTCCCATGGGGCCATTATCCGGGGGGATCAAAGCCAAAAGCAAATTGCTTTGGTATTTACCGGCCATGAATATGCTGAGGGCGGAACGGAAATTCTGAATACCTTGGCTGAATATCATGTGAAGGCTTCATTTTTCTTTACGGGAGATTTTTACCGTAACCCGGACTTCCAGCACCTGATCAAAAAGATTAATCATCAAAAACACTATTTGGGAGCCCATTCTGATCAGCACCTCCTTTATTGTGATTGGATAGATAGGGACAGCTTGCTCATAGACGAGGCTGTATTTATAAAAGATATTAAGGACAATTATCATGAAATGTCCAAAAAAGGGATAGCTCTTCAAGAGTCCCCCTACTATTTGCCTCCTTACGAATGGTATAATGATACCATTAGCAAATGGACCAAAGAATTAAATTTACAATTGATTAACTTTAGTCCAGGGACAAGGTCAAATGCTGATTACACCCATCCAGGTATGTCCAATTATCTCAGTAGTAAGGAGATTTTTAAGAGTATTATAAGTTATGAAGAGGAGGAAGGACTGAATGGGTTTATCCTGTTAATGCATGTTGGTGTTGGCCCGAAAAGAAAGGATAAATTTTATGATTTGCTTCCCGTGCTGTTGGAACAATTACAAAGTAAGGGGTATCAATTTGTCAAGATTGATCAACTATTGAGGTCACCAAAAATCTATAAATAG
- a CDS encoding glycoside hydrolase family 9 protein yields MLSLLLNLLMLNLLILQEKEVDIHIRINQLGYLTEDTKSAVVFSKSPVREKFELVDNEEGDVVLQLKAERNNAESWGEFEYYYTLDFSEIEVKGEYRIQAKKSGASSTVFSIGDAYGNHQESLLEFMRQQRCGYNPILDMVCHQRDGRSFYGPLPDSSYVDVSGGWHDAGDQLKYLITSSYATAHMLIAYEMYPERFDDQFNALGQAGKNGIPDVLDEAKWGLDWILKMHPAADQLYHQVADDRDHKGFKIPDKDNSDYGWGANSYRPVYFATGKPQGLQKYKSEATGVANLAGRCAAAMALAARIWKEDLEDPVFAEKCKQAALSLYALGREKEGYQQGNSYSAPYRYNESTWADDMEWGAAELYKTTKKDEYLEQAKAYALKSNTADSWTVVDSTDHYRLYPFINMGHFVLHDLVEEPFKKELENYYLAGIKYTLQRANKNPFQVGVPFIWCSNNLMTGLITQIILYEKMSGDQQFSAYLAKQRDWLFGRNPWGTSMFSGIPSDGEFPEKVHTSLYILLGLEVPGGLVDGPIYRSIYDSLIGLHLEEPDKFAAFQNEHVVYHDDIGDYSSNEPTMDGTAGAILMMTHWNR; encoded by the coding sequence ATGCTGAGTTTATTACTAAATCTATTGATGTTAAACCTCTTGATTCTCCAAGAAAAGGAGGTAGATATACATATCCGTATCAATCAACTAGGGTACTTAACTGAGGATACCAAATCAGCAGTGGTATTTAGCAAAAGCCCCGTTCGTGAAAAATTTGAGCTGGTAGACAATGAAGAGGGTGATGTGGTTTTACAATTAAAGGCGGAAAGAAACAATGCAGAGAGTTGGGGGGAATTTGAGTATTACTATACACTTGATTTTTCTGAGATAGAGGTAAAGGGAGAATATAGGATACAAGCAAAGAAAAGTGGAGCAAGTTCGACCGTTTTTAGCATAGGTGATGCCTACGGAAATCATCAAGAAAGCTTGTTGGAATTTATGCGTCAGCAAAGGTGTGGTTATAACCCTATCTTGGACATGGTTTGTCACCAAAGAGATGGCAGGTCTTTTTACGGGCCATTGCCAGACAGTAGTTATGTGGATGTAAGTGGTGGATGGCATGATGCCGGTGACCAACTTAAATACCTGATAACATCCAGCTATGCCACTGCGCATATGTTAATCGCCTATGAGATGTATCCAGAAAGATTTGATGATCAATTTAATGCTTTGGGGCAGGCTGGTAAAAATGGAATCCCAGATGTATTGGATGAAGCAAAATGGGGATTGGATTGGATCTTGAAGATGCACCCTGCAGCAGATCAACTATATCATCAGGTTGCTGATGACCGTGACCATAAGGGATTCAAAATCCCGGATAAGGACAATTCAGATTACGGTTGGGGGGCAAACAGTTACAGGCCAGTATACTTTGCCACTGGTAAACCTCAAGGACTACAAAAATATAAAAGTGAGGCCACAGGAGTAGCCAATTTGGCGGGCAGGTGTGCTGCAGCAATGGCATTGGCGGCTAGGATCTGGAAGGAAGATTTGGAAGACCCAGTTTTTGCAGAAAAATGTAAGCAGGCTGCCCTAAGCTTATATGCTTTAGGGAGAGAGAAGGAAGGTTACCAGCAAGGAAATTCCTATTCAGCCCCATATCGTTATAATGAATCCACTTGGGCAGATGATATGGAATGGGGAGCAGCGGAACTTTATAAGACTACCAAAAAAGATGAATATTTGGAACAGGCAAAAGCCTATGCCTTGAAAAGTAATACAGCTGATTCCTGGACAGTGGTAGATTCTACGGATCATTATCGACTATATCCTTTTATTAATATGGGCCATTTTGTGCTACATGATTTGGTCGAGGAGCCTTTTAAAAAGGAATTGGAAAATTATTATCTAGCGGGAATAAAATACACTTTGCAAAGGGCCAATAAAAACCCTTTTCAAGTTGGGGTGCCCTTTATCTGGTGTTCCAACAATTTAATGACCGGGTTAATTACCCAAATAATATTATATGAAAAAATGAGTGGGGACCAACAATTCAGTGCTTACCTGGCCAAGCAAAGGGATTGGCTGTTTGGAAGAAATCCTTGGGGAACTTCTATGTTTTCAGGTATTCCTAGTGATGGGGAGTTCCCTGAAAAAGTACATACCAGTCTTTATATTTTGTTGGGTTTGGAAGTGCCGGGAGGTTTGGTGGACGGTCCCATATATCGCTCCATTTATGATAGTTTGATTGGATTGCATTTGGAGGAGCCAGATAAGTTTGCCGCTTTTCAAAATGAACATGTGGTCTATCATGATGATATTGGAGATTATAGCAGTAACGAACCCACAATGGATGGAACTGCAGGAGCTATATTGATGATGACCCACTGGAATAGATAG